Within Paenibacillus albicereus, the genomic segment AATACGGCCGGCTCGGAGCTGCAGCTGACGTTCGCCGATGATGCCGAGTGGCGGGCGGCGGTCCGCTCGGTGGCGGTGAACGGGCGCACGCTGCAGCCCGACGGCTACGCTCTGGAGCCGGGCGTGCTGCGCCTGCTGCCGGAGGCTGGTCTGGAAGCCGGCTCGGCGACGGTCGCGGTGCGGGCGGAAGGCTATGCCGACGCCTCCGTCCAGCAGCCGGTCGTCGCGGCGGACGGCAATCTGCTGGCGAACGGCTCGTTCGCGGCCGGCGAAGCGGGCTGGACGTATTGGAAAGGCGAGGGCGGAGACTCCGCCTTCGCCGTGGAGGACGGCGCCGCCCAAGCCGACATCTACTACCATGGCGGGATGCATCCGCAGTGGAACGTGCCGGTGAGCTGGTCAAGCCAGCTCATCCAGGGCGGCATCAAGCTCAAAGGCGGCAGCAGCTACGAGCTGACGTTCCGCGCTTGGAGCGACGCCGACCGTCCGATCGAGGTCGAATGGACGAACGCCGCCGGCGTCGGCAAGTCGGCGGTCCGCTTGACCGCGGACAGCTCGCGCGTGCACCGCGTCGTCGTGACGCCTTTGAGTGACAGCACGGTCGACCTGAAGTTCCTGCTCGGCAACGTGATCGACGGCTCGGCCACGACGCCGGAAGCTCCGCACACGATCCGCATCGACGACGTCGCCTTGCGCGAGCTGCTGCCTTCGGTCCTGCCGAACGTCGCCTTGCATGCGGCCGCGACGGCTTCATCCGCCTCGCAGCCGGCCATCGCGGCGGTCGACGGCGACGCCGGCACGCGCTGGGAGTCGGCGTTCGGCGATCCGCAGTGGATCGCGCTTGATCTGGGCGGCCTGCACCGGCTGGAGGAGATCGCGTTGCATTGGGAGGGCGCCTTCGCCTCGCGCTACCGCGTCCAGCTGTCGAGCGCCGAGGCTCCGGGCGAGGGCGACTGGAGCGACGCCGAAGTCGTAGCCGGCGGCAACGGCGGCGTCGACCGCATTATCCTGCCGTCCGGCACGACGGCGCGGCAGGTGCGCATCCTCGGCGAAGCGAGGGGAACGGCGTACGGCTATTCGCTGTGGGAGGTCGAGGTCAAGGGCGAGCCGAGCCGGCCGTAGCGGAACGGCGGCCTGGCCTCGCGGCTCGCGAACCGGACCGAGCCGGCCGCAGCCTGGAGCCAATTGACGGCATGCCGGAATGGGACGAATTCGCGGGCTCATATCCTTTTCTGTATGCATCACGCATGGGGAAGGATGGGGAGCATGACCGTTTCGTACATGGACTACACGAGTCCCGATCTCAAGTTCTCGTTCGACATGAAGAAGAGCACGGCGTTCAGGACGAACGCGAGCAACTACATCAACATTCTCGGCTACAAGCAGCTGCCGACGCTCGGCTCGGCCTCGCTGTTGGACATCTTCCTGAGCCGGGGCCACTATGTGGAGCCCCACTACCATCAGAACGCCTCGGAGCTCGTCTACCTGATCTCGGGCTCGGCGATCGTCAGCATGATCAATCCGTTCACGAATCAGCTGCTCAGCATCCCGATTACGCCGCAGGAGGTCGTCATCGTGCCCCAGGGCTGGTGGCATTACGAGGAGGCGACTTCCGACGGCACGCATATCCTGGCGATCTTCGACGCGCCGACGCCGCAGGTCATCCTCGGCTCCGACATCCTGCGCCTGACGCCGGCCAAGGTGTTCGCCCAGACCTACTGCCTCGACGAGGCGAAATGGAAGGAAGCGATCTCGCCGATCAAGCAGACGGTCGCGATCGGGCCGCTCGACAGCTGCAAGCAATCGCGCGACGGCGGGACGGAGGAGCAGGGGGCGGAGGAGCTGAAGGATGCGCCGAACGTCGGCGCGATCTCCGCGTACCGGACCGCTCCCTCCTGGGCCGGCACCGGCGTGTCGGGACAGCCGGCCTATGTGTACGGCCAGTCGCCGTTCCAGGCGCAGCCGCCGTACGGCCAAGGCCCGGCTTATGCGCAGGCGGGCGCGGCGCAGCCGGCCGCGCCTGCGGCCGCTCGGCCGTATGCGCCGCAAGCGGCGGCCTACTATGCCGGCTACGGGCAGCCGCAGGGCTGGGCGTATGCGCCGCAAGGCTACGGCGCGCCTGCCGCGTACGCGCCGCAGAGCTACGGCTCGCCGCAGGCGTATCCGCCGCAGGCGCCCGGCAGCGGCTGGCGCTGAGCGGAGCGGCCCGGCAGGGCGCGCTGGCCGCGCCAGTCGCCGCTGCGCCAATCACTGCAGGGCCAATCACCGCCGGGCCAATCACTGTCGCGCCGATCACCGCCGGGCCGATCACCGCCGGGCCAATCACCGCCGGGCCAATCACCGCCGGGCCAATCACTGTCGCGCCAGACGACACCGCGACTGTCGCCGCAGCATGGGCATAGCCCGCCGCAGCGGCGGGCGGAGAAGAGAAGCCTCGCTGCAGCGCGTTCCGCGCGCAACGGCCTTGCTGCCAAGCCGGTCCCTCAGGGGACCGGCTTTTTTTTGACGTACGGAGCCGGCAAGCGGTTCGTCCCGACAGTCTCCTGCCCGGAAATTCCGATCGGATAGCTCTAGGCACGGCCGGATTCCTCGATATACTGGAAGATATGGGAACGGGAACCGATCTGCAAGATCGGACGCCCGCGATCGAACCAGGAGGAGGAACGCGGATGATCGAGCAAGCCAGACAGGAGGACCTGCCGGAAATCCTCACGCTGCAGAGGCTCGCCTACTTGAGCGAGGCCGCTCTCTATGACGGCATGGCGATCCCACCGCTGACGCAGACGCTGGAGGAGCTGGAGCGGGATCATCAGGAGGGCATCGTGCTGATCGCGGTGGAAGACGGCGGCATCGTCGGCTCGGTCCGTGCCGAGCGGGACGGGGACTGCGTGCGCATCGGCAAGCTGATCGTGCATCCGTCGGCGCAGAACCGCGGGATCGGCACTCGGCTGATGGAGGCGGCGGAGCGGCTGTGGCCCGATGCGGCGCGCGCGGAGCTGTTCACCGGCCATCGCAGCGAGAAGAACCTGGCGTTCCACCGCAAGCTCGGCTACGTGACGTTCGACGAGCGGCGCGTCGACGAGCGGCTGACGCTCATTTACATGGAGAAGCGGCTGTCCCAAGGGGATCGGCAGGATGCGGAGTAACGAGACGAGGGCGGCAGCTAAAAAGCGGGACATGGCAAACAAGACCGTCAGCGGCCGATGCCGCTGACGGTCTTGTTGATGGAGCGGGCCGACAGCCTCCAGACTGCTTCCGGCACGAGGAGTCTGTGATCTAACGACTCCCCAGACGCTTAGACGCCGGTTTTTCCGCTCTCAGACTCGCTTACGACTCCTCAACTTGTTAGAAGCCGCAAACAGCGGGATTTATGCGAGTACGCTGCCTTTTTTCAACGCTAAGCTTCCCGCAAGTCGTTAGAATTCGGCGATGGCTCATTCTGGCCGTCTAAGGAGCTGATTCGTCGTTAGCCTTTGTAGAGCCGGCCACCCTGTGCCTCTTCCGGCACCTTTGCGTTAACCCTACACGCTCGACGGCTGCAGGCCCTCTCCCATCCTGTCGTGAGGTTGCGCGCAACCGAGCGTGCGTGTTGGATCGGGAAGAGGACGGGATATGAACGGCGCTTGAACCGAGAAGTCGCCTGGATGTGAGCGCCGCCGGAACGGGGAGCGGCATGGAGGCAAGTGATAGCGGAACTGAGAAGCAGCTCGGAAGCCGACGACGCCGGAACCGGGGAGCGGCATGGAGGCAAGTGATAGTGGAACTGAGAAGCAGCCGGGAGCGGACGACGCCGGAATCGGGGAGCGGCCCGGTGGCGAGTGTTAGTGGAACCGAGAAGCAGCCTGGAGCGGACGACGCCGGAACCGGGGAGCGGCCTGAAGGCAAGTGATAGTGGAACCGAGAAGCAGCCTGGAGCGGACGACGCCGGAACCGGAAAGCAGCCGGGAGGAGAGCGGACGATGCCGGAACCGAGAAACAGCTCAGGACCGCGCCAACGTCTGCAGCGCGGCCGGAGCTTGCCGCCAAGCTTGCGGGGGAGGCGGTTTCGCGCTTGCTAGGCTTGCGGGCGAGGCGGACTCGCGCTTGCTAGGCTTGCAGCCGCTTCAGCAGCCGCTGCACCGCGACAGCGGCTTCGGCGCGGGTAAGCTCCGCCTGGGGCCGGAACGTGCCGGCCGCATCGCCTTGCAGCAGGCCGGCTTCGTAAGCGGCGGCGACGGACGGCGCGGCCCAGGCCGCGATCGCGGCGGCATCGGCCGCAGCCGGCCGGCTCCCGGCAGCCGCCTCGAGCGGCTTGCCCGCCGCAGCGGCGGCGCGGACGAGCATGGCCGCCAGCTGCTCGCGGCTCAGCGGCGCTGTCGGCGCGGCGCTGCCGTCCGCCTGGCCGCGGAGGATGCCTGCGTCCTTGGCGGACGCTACGGCATCGGCGTACCAGGCGCCCGGGGCGACGTCGGCAAAGCCGGTCGCGGCGCTGCCGGAGGCGCCAAGGCCAAGCGCCCGGACGAGCATGGCCGCCAGCTCCGCGCGGTTGACGGACTGGCCGGGCAGGAAGCCAGCCTCGCCGGCGCCTTGCACGATGCCTTTGGCCGACAGGCTGGCGATGTCCGCCTGGGCCCAGTGGCCAGCCGGCACGTCGGCGTAAGCGACGCTCAGCTCCAGTACGGCGTAGCGTCCGGCCGAGAGCGCTTCGGCGCTCCATTCGCCGCCCGCAAGCCGGGAGCCGAGCTGGTAGATGGGCGCGCCTTCCTCGCTCAAGCGGAAGATGCCGGAGCGCTCCGCGTCGGAGCCGCTCGCCGCGCTCAGCTTGAGCCGGATGGCAGCCTCCTCGAGCGGCAGCTCCCGGCCGTCCGCGGCGACATAGCCGACGGCGAGCTCGATCGCGCCGCCTGCGGCGGCATACGCTCGGCGGCCCGGCTGCTGCAGCCGCTGCAGCTGCTTCTCCACGCCGCCCGCTGCGCTGAGGCGGATCGACAGCGGGCCGTCGCCGGCTTGCCGCCACAGCTTGCGCAGCTCATCGCCGGACAGCTCGGCGCTCAGGCCGGGCAGCTCGATGCGGAGTCCGGCGGACAGCCGCTCCTTCAGCTCGGCGCCGAGGCGGACGGTCGCCGCTCCGTCCAGCTTGAGGACGGCAGCCTCGCCGGCATCGCCGACCAGCTGGCCCGGCGCCACGGCGACGATGCCGCTGCTGGCGCCCGGCGTCGGCGTGGCGGAGGCGCTCGGAGCCGGTGTAGCGCTCGGAGCCGGAGTCTTCTCCGGCGCCGGCGTCGGCGTGCCCGGAGGCTCGCTCGTAGCCGGAGGCTCGCCCGTGCCCGGAGGCACGCCCGTGGCCGGAGGCTGCCCCGTAGCCGGAGGCTCGCCCGTAGCCGGAGGCTCGCCCGTAGCCGGAGGCTGCCCCGTAGCCGGAGGCTGCCCCGTAGCCGGAGGCTCGCCCGTAGCTGGGGGCTCGCCCGTGGCCGGAGGCTCGCCCGTAGCCGGGGGCGAGCCCGTAGCCGGAGGCTCGCCTGTAGCCGGAGGCTCGCCTGTAGCCGGAGGCTCGCCTGTAGCCGGAGGCTCGCCCGTAGCCGGAGGCTCGCCCGTAGCCGGAGGCACGCTCGTGCCCGGAGGCTCGCCCGTAGCCGGGGGCTCGCCCGTAGCCGGAGGCTCGCCCGTGGCCGGAGGCTCGCCCGTGGCCGGAGGCTCGCCCGTAGCCGGAGGCTCGCCCGTGGCCGGAGGCTCGCCCGTGGCCGGAGGCTCGCCCGTGGCTGGAGGCTCGCCCGTAGCCGGAGGCTCGCCCGTGCCCGGCAGGTCGCCGGTCCGCGTCAGCCGGATGTCGTCGAAGTAGCCCCAGGCCGCGCCGGGCGCCTCGACGTCGAAGCCGATCGTCACCTGGCCGTTCCCGACTTCGATGCCGCTGACGTTGTATTCCTTCCACACGTTCCACCCGGCATTGGCCATGTCCGTGCTCCAGCGCGAGCCGATGCCCGTCTCGGCGTAGAGCTGCAGCTTCGTCTCGCCGCCTGCGCCGGATGCGGCGGCCGTGAGCTCGTACACGCCTTTCGGCAGCCCGCTCACGATCTGCGTCAGCGAGAAGCGGTACGGATCGCCATGCCAGTAGTTGAACGCATGCGTGCCGGCATGGGCATTGGCGGCATTGTTCTCCACCTTGCCCGCGCCGGCCGTGCCGCCGAGCGTCCAGCCGGTCAGGTCGCCGCTCTCGAAGCCGGGGTTCTGCACGGGGTTCGTCTCCGGCGCCTTCACCAGCTCGAAGTCGTCCAGATACCCCCACGTGCCGCCCGGAGCCTCGACGTCGAAGCCGACCGTCACTTGTCCGTTCGTCACCTCGATCTCCTCGACGGCGTACGGCTTCCAGACGTTCCAGCCCGTATTGACGGCATCCGCGCCGAGCGGATCGCCCCCGTGCCCTTCCGCGAACAGCCGCAGCTTCGCCTCGCCGCCGCCGCCCGACGCCCAGGCGCTGAGGCGGTACATGCCGTTTTCCAGCCCCGTCACCGTCTGGCTGATGCGGTAGCCGTAGTCCGAGCCATGATAATAGTTGACGGAATGCCCGCCGCCATGCGCGTTGCCCGCTTCATTCGACAGCTTGGCCGCGCCCTCGGTGCCGGTCAGCGTCCAGCCGGCCAGCCCCCCTTGCTCGAAGCCCGGATTCGTCAAAAGGTTCGGGTTGTCGACGACCTTCACCTGCACGACAGCCCGCATGGACGCGTCCACGCCCGCGACAGTGCCGCGCACCTCGTACGTCCCCGGCACCTCCCACTGGCCCGGATCCGCCGGCTCGTCCCAGACGACCGCCCGCTGCTCGATGCTGCCTTCGCTGAGCAGCACGTCGGCCTCGGCCGGCAGCTCCGGCGCGGAGCCGGCGCTTGCGGTCACGTCCAGAGAGCGGTACACGAGCAGCGGCTTGATGTCGTCCCCGTCGCCCGGCACGAACCGGAACGCATTCAGCGAATCCAGGGCATTGCCGTCGAAGTCGAACATCGCCTGGTTCTCCCACGCATTGCCCTCGCCGGCTTTCCAGCCGACACCCGCCAGCCAGGCCGGCTCCCAGTAGAAGACGCCGAGCCCTTTGCCGCCCTGCACATGGGCGACCGTGTTCAGGATGAGCTCGGTGACGAGCTTCTGGCTCGCGACGCTCGCCTCGAAGCCGGTCAGCGTCGCTTGCGCCTCGCCGGCGATGTTGCCGTGTCCGTCCGCATCCTCGAGCGTGTACGGGTAGGCCGTCTCCGCGATGACGACTTCCTTGCCGTAGCGGGCCGCCAGATCGTCCATATTGCTCTTGAGCTCTTGGAACGTGCCGTGCCAGTATGGATAATAGGACAGCCCGATGACGTCGTAGTCGATGCCCTGCAGCCGCGCCTGGTCGAAAAACGTCCGGAACTTCGCGTTGCTGCCGCCTTCGGCCAGATGCAGCATGATCTTCGTCTCGTGTCCGGCCGGCGTCGTCTCGCGCACCGCGCGCACGCCCTCGGACAGCAGCTGCGCGAGCTGCGCGAAGCGGCCGGTCGAGCCGTCCGGCAGCAGGATGCCGGAGTTGATCTCGTTGCCGATCTGCACCATGTCCGGGTAGGCGCCCTCGGCGAGCAGCTCGTCCATCACCTCGCGGGTGTAGCCGTAGACCGCCGTCTTGAGCTCCTCGAAGCCGAGCGAAGCCCAGGCGGCAGGCTTGACCTGCTGGCCGGGGTCCGCCCAGAAGTCGCTGTAATGGAAGTCGACGAGCAGGCCCATGCCGGCGGCCTTCACCCGCTTGGCCATCTCGATGAGATGGGCCTTGTCGTTGTAGCCGTCCGCTTGGACGGGATCGTTCCACAGGCGCAGGCGCACGTAGTTGACGCCATGCTCCTTGAGGATCGCGAGCAGGTCGCGCTCGGTCCCTCCGTCATAGAATCGGACGCCCTTGTCCTCGAGCGCTTGCAGCGTGGAGATGTCTACGCCTTTGATGAAGCCGTCCCGGTCGGACGAAGCGGCCGCCTCGACGGCCGATCCTCCTGCCGGCAGGCCGAGTCCGGCCAGTCCGACGACGAGCGCCAGCACGGCGGCGCCGAGTCGGCGCAGCAGCTTGGTATGCACGATGATTCCCCCTTGTTCCGTTCTCCCTTCTATTGTAGGGAAGAGATGAAAGCGCCCCCATTCAGCGGGCCAACAAAAAGGGATACACTTTCAACGATGCGGGGCGGAAGGCGCACGGCGATTCTCGCGGGCGATGCGGCTCCGCTGCCGGAAAGCAAAAAAAATCCAGCGGCGGCCGTTTTTTCGGCTCCGCTGAATCATAAATTTTGGTATAGTTGGAACAAGAAATGTGCATAGGCTTTAAGGGCGGTGGGCAGCTCTTCCGAAAGAAAGGAGGTGCTGCCCATGACAGTGTTCCAAGCAATATCCCTGATGATTATGTTCGGGATGTTCCTGCTGGCGCTGCTCACCTACTTGAAAAAGAAGTAGACCGCCCCACACCCCACAAAGGTTAGGCGGTCTAATTCGCTGCTCTGCCATTTGACGGGATGCAAGCCGCCGCTCTTCAAGCGGAAGCCATTTCCCGGAGGTCTCGGTGCTACAACACCGAGACCTCTTTCTTATTCATAAGCATAGCATACCCGAAATATACCATCAAGAAGCGAAAAGGAATGGACAAGCAAATCGAGTGTCATGCTTCTTCCCGGTATCCGCGCCTAGCTGCCGAGCGTGACGGACATCGTGCTCAGGTTGGTGCTGTTCTGCCGCAGGCGCAGGCTGGCCGCGCCGCTCGAGCCCGACTTGATGCGGACGGTGAGCGCCTTGGAGGCGTTGCCGCTGCTGTCGGCCGTCAGGCTGAACGACGAGCTGTAGCCGTAGGCGGTCGGCCAGCTGCCGTCGGCGTTCTGCACCTGGGCGATCTGCGTGCCGCCGGAGGTCAGATAGATGCCGACGTTGTAGCCGCTGGTCGTGCCGTTCGGCGTCAAGCCGCTCGCTTTGACCGTGATCTGGAACGACGTGCCGTTGCTCGGCAGCGTCGCCGGCGTCACGAAGCTGTAGCTGAGCACGCCCGGCGTCGGAGTCGGCGACGCCGTCGGCGAAGCGGTCGGCGTCGGGGTCGGAGTCGCGGTCGGAGCCGGTGTCGGCGACGAGGCGCCGTAGCCGTAGGAGCCGGTCTTGAACGTGGACGAGTCGTACCACTTGTAGCCGGCGTTCGGCGCGGCCCATGGCTCGGCCTGCGGTTCGGTCGAGGAGGCCGGATTTTCAAAGGCGAGCAGCGGCGTCGGGCTGTCGAGCGTCAGCCCGCTCACCTGCGACAGGCTCGTGTAGCTTTCCGGCACGGCCAGCCAGTTCACCAGGTTGACGAGCAGCGTGTCGTCGTCGACCTCCTTGAAGCCGTCGTACGTCGTTTTGGTCGCGCCGGTGTCCTCGCGCTTGTATTTCGGCGTCGCGTCCTCGACGGGGGAGGAGTCGCCGATGAATGCTGCCTTGCCCGCGCCTTTTTTGGCGACGGCGACATACGGCCCTTCGGCGACGCCGCCTCCGGCGTAGACGCCCTGATCGACGGCGTTGCCCCACTTGGCGGACGTCTGCGGCAGGTAGACGATGCCCTTGGCCTTGGCCGGGTCGATGATCGCGAGCGTGGACCCGGCGTGCATCGCCACGGAGGAGACGCCCTGCGTGATGCCGAAGGCTTGGCTCGGCGCGACGATCTGCGTCGCGTTCACGTCCCCAAGCGCGTTGTAGCGGAAGCGCACGCCGAAGTTCGTCGCGAGCCAGTCGGAGCTGACGACGCCCTGCATGGCGGGGGATGCGGCTTCCTCTGCGCTCATGCCCTTGGTTGGATTCGTCCAGGCTCCGCGGCGGTAGCCGTTGATGGACTCGCTGCCGTCCCAGCGGTTCTTGTTGCGGTCCGCGTTGTAATGGTCGCCGATGAAGAAGATGCTGCCGCCGTTCTGCACGTACTGCGCCATCGCCGCCTGCTCCGATGCCTTGAACGGCACGTTCGGCTCCGCCGTGATGAACACGTGGTACGGCGTCAGGTCGGAGAGGACGATCGGCGACGTCTTGCGCAGCTCCTTGACGTCGAAGCCGGCGGACGCGAGTCCATTGGCGAAGTCCGAGAAGCCGCCGTCGATGACCCAGTCCGCCGCGCCGGCCGTCTGGGCATGCGTGTTGTCGAACAGGATCTTCTTGCCGGCGTTGCCGTTGACGACCTTGGCGGCGATGGACGGCGCGGGGTCCGACGGCCCCTCCGCATAGGCGCGGGAGCCTCCGGGCTGCGCCAGCGGGGCAGGCAGCAGGAGGGCGGCCGCGACGGCCGCTCCGAGCAGGCGTTTCTTCCATGACGAAGCTGGTTTCATAACTCGTCCCCTTTCGATGGGCGCGGAATCTTCTTCCATTCCGGCTGAGACTACTATAAGGCGAGAGGAGGGAGTTCGGATAGAGGGATGTGAGGGGCATGTCCGTCTTATTTTTGTAAAGGCCGGAAGGGAACCTTTTCTGCTTTCTCCGGTCTTATAGGGGAGGTGAGGGGATGAGGGGAAAGCTGGATTATTTGCAGCATCTCGGGGAGGGCTATGACCGCGGGGCCGTGCTGGAGCAGCTGATGGAGCGGTTCGGCGGGGACGTGTGGCGCTTCGCCTTCTTTTTGACCGGAAGCCGGGAGGCGGCGGACGACGTGTCGCAGGAGACGTTCCTCGCGGCTTACCGGTCGCTCTACTCGTTCCGGGGCGGGGAGGCTTCGGCCAAAAGCTGGCTGCTGAAGATCACGCGCAACAAGGCGCTGCATCAGCTGCAGGGAGCGTTCCGCCGCCGGGTCCGGCTCACGGGACGGCCGCCGGCTTCCGGGGCGGAGCCGGCGGCGGAGCAGATCCATTTCGCCCGGGCCGAGCGGGCGGAGCTGTGGACGGCCGTGCTGGCGCTGCCGCTCAAGCTGAAGGAAGCGCTGCTGCTGGACTTTCACTATGGCATGAGCCTGCGCGAGATCGCGGAGCTGACCGGCGTGCCGGAGGGCACCGTCAAGTCGAGGATTCATCGGGCGAAAAAGAAGCTGCGGGCTCAGTTGGGGGGAATGGACGATGGACGATAGGCGGTTGAGAGAAGCGCTGCAGGAGCTGCCGCTGGCGGGACCCGAGTTCCGGCCGGAGCTGAAGGCGCTCGTGCGGAGGCGGGCGGCGGCGGAAGGCGGCCAGGTGGGGGGGCGAAGGCCGGACCCGGAACGGACGGATTTGGAAGGCGTTCGTCCGGCCAGAGGCGGCCCGGCGGACGCGGCCGGCGAGCATCATCCGGGACGGACCGTGCCGGATGCGGCCAGGAGCGGCTCCGCAGACCAGGGCGGCGCGCGGCCGGACAGGGGCTGCCCGGCCGATCGGGCGGGCTCGTCCGCGCTGGAGCCGGTCCCTCGGCGGGCCAGCCGACCGCTCCGCGGCCGGAGCCGCCTGCGCTGGCTCGTGGGCTCGGCGGTGGCGCTGGTCCTGCTGGCGGCGCTGCTGCCGCCGGACTTGTGGCGCGGGCAGTCGCCCGCTGCTTCCGTTGCCGTAGAGAGGCTGGCGTACGAGCGGGACGGCAAGGTCGTGCTGCAAGCTTTTCCCGAAGGGAACGGGCTGAAGGCTGGCCTGCGGCAGGGCCTCCTGCTCGTGTTCGACGAGCCGACGTCCGCTCATCGGGGCGAAGA encodes:
- a CDS encoding GNAT family N-acetyltransferase, which produces MIEQARQEDLPEILTLQRLAYLSEAALYDGMAIPPLTQTLEELERDHQEGIVLIAVEDGGIVGSVRAERDGDCVRIGKLIVHPSAQNRGIGTRLMEAAERLWPDAARAELFTGHRSEKNLAFHRKLGYVTFDERRVDERLTLIYMEKRLSQGDRQDAE
- a CDS encoding glycosyl hydrolase 53 family protein, whose protein sequence is MHTKLLRRLGAAVLALVVGLAGLGLPAGGSAVEAAASSDRDGFIKGVDISTLQALEDKGVRFYDGGTERDLLAILKEHGVNYVRLRLWNDPVQADGYNDKAHLIEMAKRVKAAGMGLLVDFHYSDFWADPGQQVKPAAWASLGFEELKTAVYGYTREVMDELLAEGAYPDMVQIGNEINSGILLPDGSTGRFAQLAQLLSEGVRAVRETTPAGHETKIMLHLAEGGSNAKFRTFFDQARLQGIDYDVIGLSYYPYWHGTFQELKSNMDDLAARYGKEVVIAETAYPYTLEDADGHGNIAGEAQATLTGFEASVASQKLVTELILNTVAHVQGGKGLGVFYWEPAWLAGVGWKAGEGNAWENQAMFDFDGNALDSLNAFRFVPGDGDDIKPLLVYRSLDVTASAGSAPELPAEADVLLSEGSIEQRAVVWDEPADPGQWEVPGTYEVRGTVAGVDASMRAVVQVKVVDNPNLLTNPGFEQGGLAGWTLTGTEGAAKLSNEAGNAHGGGHSVNYYHGSDYGYRISQTVTGLENGMYRLSAWASGGGGEAKLRLFAEGHGGDPLGADAVNTGWNVWKPYAVEEIEVTNGQVTVGFDVEAPGGTWGYLDDFELVKAPETNPVQNPGFESGDLTGWTLGGTAGAGKVENNAANAHAGTHAFNYWHGDPYRFSLTQIVSGLPKGVYELTAAASGAGGETKLQLYAETGIGSRWSTDMANAGWNVWKEYNVSGIEVGNGQVTIGFDVEAPGAAWGYFDDIRLTRTGDLPGTGEPPATGEPPATGEPPATGEPPATGEPPATGEPPATGEPPATGEPPATGEPPATGEPPGTSVPPATGEPPATGEPPATGEPPATGEPPATGEPPATGSPPATGEPPATGEPPATGEPPATGQPPATGQPPATGEPPATGEPPATGQPPATGVPPGTGEPPATSEPPGTPTPAPEKTPAPSATPAPSASATPTPGASSGIVAVAPGQLVGDAGEAAVLKLDGAATVRLGAELKERLSAGLRIELPGLSAELSGDELRKLWRQAGDGPLSIRLSAAGGVEKQLQRLQQPGRRAYAAAGGAIELAVGYVAADGRELPLEEAAIRLKLSAASGSDAERSGIFRLSEEGAPIYQLGSRLAGGEWSAEALSAGRYAVLELSVAYADVPAGHWAQADIASLSAKGIVQGAGEAGFLPGQSVNRAELAAMLVRALGLGASGSAATGFADVAPGAWYADAVASAKDAGILRGQADGSAAPTAPLSREQLAAMLVRAAAAAGKPLEAAAGSRPAAADAAAIAAWAAPSVAAAYEAGLLQGDAAGTFRPQAELTRAEAAVAVQRLLKRLQA
- a CDS encoding putative holin-like toxin, with the protein product MTVFQAISLMIMFGMFLLALLTYLKKK
- a CDS encoding DNA-binding protein, with protein sequence MKPASSWKKRLLGAAVAAALLLPAPLAQPGGSRAYAEGPSDPAPSIAAKVVNGNAGKKILFDNTHAQTAGAADWVIDGGFSDFANGLASAGFDVKELRKTSPIVLSDLTPYHVFITAEPNVPFKASEQAAMAQYVQNGGSIFFIGDHYNADRNKNRWDGSESINGYRRGAWTNPTKGMSAEEAASPAMQGVVSSDWLATNFGVRFRYNALGDVNATQIVAPSQAFGITQGVSSVAMHAGSTLAIIDPAKAKGIVYLPQTSAKWGNAVDQGVYAGGGVAEGPYVAVAKKGAGKAAFIGDSSPVEDATPKYKREDTGATKTTYDGFKEVDDDTLLVNLVNWLAVPESYTSLSQVSGLTLDSPTPLLAFENPASSTEPQAEPWAAPNAGYKWYDSSTFKTGSYGYGASSPTPAPTATPTPTPTASPTASPTPTPGVLSYSFVTPATLPSNGTSFQITVKASGLTPNGTTSGYNVGIYLTSGGTQIAQVQNADGSWPTAYGYSSSFSLTADSSGNASKALTVRIKSGSSGAASLRLRQNSTNLSTMSVTLGS
- a CDS encoding RNA polymerase sigma factor, producing MRGKLDYLQHLGEGYDRGAVLEQLMERFGGDVWRFAFFLTGSREAADDVSQETFLAAYRSLYSFRGGEASAKSWLLKITRNKALHQLQGAFRRRVRLTGRPPASGAEPAAEQIHFARAERAELWTAVLALPLKLKEALLLDFHYGMSLREIAELTGVPEGTVKSRIHRAKKKLRAQLGGMDDGR